The Deltaproteobacteria bacterium genomic sequence CGTGCGGCCGTCGACCCGGTCCAGCAGGTCGGCCAGCGACGGGCTCACGAGGTCGATCACCTTCCTCTCGAGGGCGTCCTTCCCGGAGAGGGAGGCGCTCTCCCGCACGGCGCTCTCGGCCCAGTCGGCGTTGCGCCCCGAACGGACGGCGAGGGAGCGCGCGTACGCCGCGGCGTCGTTCTCCACCTTCCGCGACATGGTGTTGTCCATCGATCCGCCTCCCAGGTTGACCGGGTGCGCGGCGCCGATGTTGGTGCCCGGGGCCATCGCGGCCACGTCGGCGGCGAGCGTGATCAGGACCCCCGCCGAGGCGGAGCGCGCTCCCGACGGGGAGACGTACACCGCCACGGGGACGCGGGACTGGATGATCCCCTGCACCATCTGTCGCATCGCGGTGTCGAGCCCGCCGGGGGTGTCCAGCTCGATCACGAGGAGCGCGGCGTTGTCCGCCTCCGCGCGTTCGATCACCGAAGCAAGGTAGTCGGCCGTGACGGGGCCGATCGGGGCGGCGATGGTCGCCACCAGCACCTTCGGACGAGAAGGCTCGGCGGAGAGCACGTTCCCGGACGGGAGCGCCACCAGAAGAAGAACGGCTGCGAAGAGGATCCGGAAGCGAGCGGTCACTGCGCAAGTTTCCTGTATACGGCGAACTTCAGGTACCCGGTTTCGGGGACCGACAGCAGCACCGGGTGGTCCGGCGGCTGTCCTCCCCAGGCGACCAGCGAAAGGTCCGCGCCCGCGTCGGACGCGGCGTCACGGAGGGCCTCCGTCCATTTGGCCACATCGACGAGTTGCGTGCAAGACGATGTGGCCAGGAGCCCTCCCGGGGAGAGGACCGACATCCCCAGCCGGTTGATGTCGCGGTAGCCGCGGATGGCGCCGTCGCGCCCCTCGCGGGACTTGGTGAAGGAAGGAGGGTCCAGCACGACGAGGTCGAACCTCCGACCGGATACCGAGAGGTCCCGGAGCGCCTGGAACAGGTCGGCCGCCTCGCCGCGCCACCGGTCGGCGCAGCCGTTCCTCGCCGCGTTCTCCCCGGCCGCCGCGACGGCGGCCTTCGACGAATCGATCGCCAGCACGCTGCGGGAGCCTCCCGCGAGGGCGTACAGCCCGAACCCCCCCGCCGCGCAGAAACCGTCCAGGACGTCCGCCCCGTCCGCGAGGCGGCGAACGATCTTCCGGTTCTCCCGCTGGTCGAGGAAGAACCCGGTCTTGGGGCCCGCTTCCGCGTCCACGAGGAACCGCACGCCGTCGGTCTCGACCTCCTCCATCGGCGGGCCGCCCCCGCGGACGGCTCCCCTTCTCTCCGGGAGCCCCTCGAGGCGGCGTCCGCCCCCTTCCGAACGTTCGTAGATCAGGCGCGGCGCGTGCACCCCCTCGAGCGCGTCGAGGATCTCCTCCCGCGCGGACTCCATGCCGGCGGTCAGGAACTGGACCGAGAGGACGCCGCCGTACCGGTCCACGACCAGCCCGGGGAGGAAGTCGCCCTCGGAGTGGACCAGGCGCAGCGCCCGCTCGTCCCCCATCCCGGCCCACGCGCGGCGGTCGAGCGCGCCCCGGAGCCTCGATTCGAAGAAGACGCGGGAGGGAATGGCCTCCCCGCGGGACACGCGGCGCAACGCGAGGCGGCACCCGAGGTTGGCGGTCGCGGTGCCGAGAAACTCCCCGGACCGGGAAAGGACGCGCACCCACTGTCCCGGAGGCATCCCTTCCGGGACCTCCCGGAGGTCGTCGCCGAATACCCAGGAGTGCCCGTGACGGAGCCGTTCCTCCCCCTTTCGGCTCACCCGGACATCGGGCAGACGGTTCGATCCTTCCGCGCGGGATTCCGTCATCGCGGGGCGGGCAGGGAGAGGCGCCGGGCGATCGCCTCGAAATCCTCGAACACCTCGCGCTCGCCGGAGGCGTTCCGAAGGATGTAGGCGGGGTGGTACGTCGGAAGGACGGGTATCCCGTCGAGCGCCCTCCAGCGGCCGCGGACCTTCGTGATCTTTTCCTCGACGTCGAGGAGATGGTTCAGCGCGGTCGCCCCGAGCGTGCAGATCACCTCCGGACGGATCGCGCGGATCTGGCGCGCGAGGAACGGCTTGCACGACTTCGCCTCCTCGGGAAAAGGCACCCGGTTCCCGGGAGGACGGCACTTCACGATATTGGCGATGTAGACGTCCTCGCGCCGGAGGCCGATCCGGGCGATCCACCGGTCGAGCCGTTTCCCGGCGGCGCCGACGAACGGCTCCCCCTGCCGGTCCTCCTCCGCGCCGGGTCCTTCTCCCACGAACATCAGCCGCGCCCGCGGATTCCCGACTCCGAAGACGACGGTGCTCCTGCCGGAGCACAGGGGGCAACCCCGGCAGCCCGCGAGCTCCGCCCGGATGTCGTCCAGCGTCTCCCCGCCGGGCGGCGAAGGCGTCGGCGCGCGCGAATCGGCGTTCCGGGGAGCGGTCCCGCGGGGAGGAGCGGGAAGATAGTCCATCCCCACCTCCCGGAGCCACGCCGCCAGCAGCTTCCGGGAAA encodes the following:
- a CDS encoding class I SAM-dependent rRNA methyltransferase is translated as MSRKGEERLRHGHSWVFGDDLREVPEGMPPGQWVRVLSRSGEFLGTATANLGCRLALRRVSRGEAIPSRVFFESRLRGALDRRAWAGMGDERALRLVHSEGDFLPGLVVDRYGGVLSVQFLTAGMESAREEILDALEGVHAPRLIYERSEGGGRRLEGLPERRGAVRGGGPPMEEVETDGVRFLVDAEAGPKTGFFLDQRENRKIVRRLADGADVLDGFCAAGGFGLYALAGGSRSVLAIDSSKAAVAAAGENAARNGCADRWRGEAADLFQALRDLSVSGRRFDLVVLDPPSFTKSREGRDGAIRGYRDINRLGMSVLSPGGLLATSSCTQLVDVAKWTEALRDAASDAGADLSLVAWGGQPPDHPVLLSVPETGYLKFAVYRKLAQ
- a CDS encoding nodulation protein NfeD, which encodes MTARFRILFAAVLLLVALPSGNVLSAEPSRPKVLVATIAAPIGPVTADYLASVIERAEADNAALLVIELDTPGGLDTAMRQMVQGIIQSRVPVAVYVSPSGARSASAGVLITLAADVAAMAPGTNIGAAHPVNLGGGSMDNTMSRKVENDAAAYARSLAVRSGRNADWAESAVRESASLSGKDALERKVIDLVSPSLADLLDRVDGRT
- a CDS encoding uracil-DNA glycosylase, producing MSGGVSRKLLAAWLREVGMDYLPAPPRGTAPRNADSRAPTPSPPGGETLDDIRAELAGCRGCPLCSGRSTVVFGVGNPRARLMFVGEGPGAEEDRQGEPFVGAAGKRLDRWIARIGLRREDVYIANIVKCRPPGNRVPFPEEAKSCKPFLARQIRAIRPEVICTLGATALNHLLDVEEKITKVRGRWRALDGIPVLPTYHPAYILRNASGEREVFEDFEAIARRLSLPAPR